Sequence from the Tenrec ecaudatus isolate mTenEca1 chromosome 6, mTenEca1.hap1, whole genome shotgun sequence genome:
ATCTTGCCTGAAGGTGGACGAGACGTAACCTCCAGAGTACTTACCATCTCAAGTCCACCCCGATCAAAAGCTGGTCATCAGCACGGACGCTTATTcggcagggctctctagagaaacaaaaccaggacacttgggaTTTTATATTGATAtcatggataggtttatacagcacgaaggaatacaacagctaattagtccacacagcagtacagagggctcagttcaactcacttccatggcacagttaatatactggcagtccttcaactcgcaAGGGCTGTtgggcccaaggtcaaggaagcagacagctgagtcttcccttgggcagtgcaggcagtccagccacaggcagcaaacagcagggtgggtcagcagccatcagtagctcaggagcttagtgaagcaggccccggATAGGAtctcgaactcaagcaatgcaagacgacaggatccGCCAGCTCAAGCTAAAACGACGcgcacacaccagcagcatggcgaagcagatctcaaaggaacctcaagctctagcaacaggatCCCTGGTTgacttgtcccacaggtagtgcagctcacgaggtgaggcagagaactagcgaaAGCAGCagtacactggtctgatcaccagatagcaagagagacaggggcaggccttgccaagccatttatctctttgccatcCAATCCAACtgagacctgattaatcccacatgttcctactggccaggttggcacaataaacctacttatcactccctcaccccagcaaCTAGTGAGGGACCTGGTATATGCCCAGAACTAACTTAGACGTTATTGCCGACACTAGCAGGCTCTCAGTGAGCTCACAGCAGGGTGTCACGGCCCCCAGCCCCTAACAGCTGCTGGCAGGATGGTGGGAGTGACTGGAGGTGGAGCCTGGTGGAGGTGCAGCAGCACATGGGCAACGAGGGCCCAGCCAGTCCGTgctgccccgccccctgcccagCAAATGGATTCATGGATAATGTTTGTAAGATGACGCTCACTTTCACTCACATTTGTGCCTTTCAGATTAATTTCTTTAAGAAGGGAGCAGAGATGTTTTCCAGAAATATGGACGGCTTATTATCCTCCACTGCAGACATGGTGCACGGGTAAAGCTGCCTTTGCctgaggtgggggcggggcgtgAGGGAGGTGGTAAGCCTGAGGgtggccccgcccccacccgaGCTGCCCGGGTGTGGATGTTGGTGGTCCAGGGTGGAGGAGCAGCTGTCTCTGCAATGCTGCTCTGTGGGGGGCTCAGCCCCTCCAGCCGTACAGGCTACGTGTCAGAGTGTGCGTCCCCAGGCCTGTGTGCCCCGAGACCTGCTCTCCAGCGCCGCCCCTCCCCGTGCCCCCACCACCCTACCAGTGTCAGAAATGCCTGCTGGCCCAAATCAAGGAGGCTTTAATAGGATAAGGAAACTCCAGTGAGCTCCCTGGGGGGAATCACCAGTGGCCCTGAGGTTCCGTCCGGCTTCTGCCTGAGTGCTTCTGATGCGGGTCGGGGCAGGAGAGGAACGACTTCTGAAGCCAGACGATGGGTCACCTGCAGGAGATTGTCTTCAGGGCTTTAtccctcttccccacaaccccccccaccccgtgggcCAGCCTGTGGCCGGCTCGTGGGGCAAGGGCAGCTGTTATCTCAGGCCCCACCTCACCGGCCCCTGCAGTCTGGGCCGTGCCAGGGCACTTGTCAGGGGGACACATGGTACCCTCAGCTTTGTGGCTGCATGTTCTGACCACATCCtggtttttcctctctctctgggGGCTGGATTCCCCACTCTGCCGAGACAGAGAGGTGGGCAGTGGTGACAGGGTTGCCTCGGGCATTTCTCACCTGTCATCTGAGTGAGCAGTTCCGGGCACGGGCAGCACATTGTCAGCCACGTCGCTGTGTAGCTGGCTTCCTGCATATCCAGCGGTGTTCCCTAAGATCAGCAGGGGGAGCAGGAGACCTAAGTTAGGGAGCAGAGAGTAGCAGCCCCATGTATCTGCCCCTGGCCGCTTCGCTCATCCCCCAGGGCTGGTCCGCCTAGGGGGAGCATCGGCGGGGGGATGGTTTTGCCCACTGCTTCTTAGCCGACCCACCTCCTGTCTCAAGCATCCAGGTAGAGCTGGACGCCGAAGCCGAAAAGATGCGGGTGTCCCAGCAAGAGCTGCTCTCTGTCGATGAGGCTGCCTACACCCCGGACTCTGACGTCGCCGCACCACAGATCAACCGGAATCTCATCCAGAAGGCTGGCTACCTGAACCTCAGAAAGTGAGATGGTGCTGTGGCCTCTTCCCAAAGCAGTCCCCGGCTCCCTGAAAGCTTGAGGGTGTGGGGGCAGGTGGGAAAGCCAGTGCAGCCCGGGATGACACCTGCCTGAATACAGGGTGCCTTGGAGGCCTGGAGCCCCAGAGACACGGCCTGGAGAAGTCCCCAGGCCAGTGGATGCCAGGACGCTGCAGGCTCCCTGTCCTGGTTCTCAATGGCCAGGTGTAAATCGGCCACTCCTAGCTGCCGTCCTCTGGGACCAGAGGGCAGTGCAGTGCAGTGAGGACCCAGCACTAAGCCTCCAGATGGACAGAGCCACACAGGAAGGGTCACGTACATGGTATTCTTGTCTTCAGGTGCCCATTTTGAATGCAAGGGGTGGCCCTGTGGCTCCTAGAGCAGAGGGAATCCTGAGACATGCAGGGAAGAGCACCGACGTCGGTGCCAGGCCCCCAGGCTGGGCTCGGCCTGGACTTATGCATCTGTGAAGTGGACCTCATAGTTACAATTCTGTCATACGTTCATGCCCAGCAGGCAGTAAGCATTCCGACATTAGCTGGCCTGTCcttttaaaggcttgtagttagagGAGCAGGAGACCCAGTGCCCGATAGGAGATATATCCGTTTGTACAGGAGACACATCCGGGCACATGGTGGCTGCCAACAGATGTATCTGAGAACCCTCCAGCTCAGGACCTGCCAGCTGCTTCCTTACCAGGGTGTGGACGTCCACAAAGTCTGTAAACTTAGGAGCCACCGCCAAGGGttcccctagggcagtggttctcaaccttcctggtgctgcggccctttcatacagttcctcatggggtggggaccctccagccataacattattttcgttgctgcttcatcactgtcatgttgctactgtgatgaatcaggggacccctgtgaaagggtcgttcgaccccccaaaggggttgcccaggttgagagccgctgccctAAAGCTCTGTAGGGATCGGTCCCCTGAGCAGTGACAGAATTCTCCTCCCGTCAGCAGCTTGTGTACGAAAAAAGCATCCTCTACAGTTGGAACACAGTAGATTTGGGGCAAGCGCTGTGGGCCCATGTGCCCCTGGGACGATCTAGGATCAGAGCAGTCCAGATCCTGTCTCTGAGAAGTGAGCGCCCTCCGCGGCTGCTCCTCCTCCTGGGATGGCCTTGACCCAGCTCCTGCGGGCGGCTGGCTTGTCTGGCGCTGGGCCCGGACCGGCACACCCCGCATCATCTCCCAGGCCGCTCAGGCTAAGGCGGACCTCTTCTGCTGccctgtcagtggttctcaaggcCGTTTCCCTCTCGCGTGAAGAAGCACCTTGCCGACATGCCCCCAGGAGCAGGCAGCAAGCCTCGTGCTAACAGCTTTTTCTCCACGCAATGCCCTCAGTAAAACAGGGCTGGTCACCACCACCTGGgagcggctgtacttcttcacccAAGGCGGGAACCTCATGTGTCAGCCCAGGGGCGCCGTGGCGGGGGGCTTGATCCAGGACCTGGACAACTGCTCGGTGATGGCAGTGGACTGCGAGGACCGGCGGTACTGCTTCCAGATCACCACCCCTAATGGAAAATCGTACGTCACATGGGACGGCTTTGGGGGGACAAGTGCCCAGGGATTTCTGCACCAGCCCCGCCTGGAGACCGGGTACCCTCCAGGAGCCTGGTGCGTGTGCTTGGTAAGCAAGCACACGTGGACCCTGTGGAGTCCACCCTGCCTTGGCAAAGAAGCCTCCATGGGATTTTGGAAAATCCCCGGGGGTCAGCGAGAATGGGCCTCGCTACGGAGTCCACTTTGAGCCAGAGCAGGGGCCGGCAAACTGCAGAGCCAGGAGAGTTATCCCGCCCCTCACAACCAATTAAAAACCAATTAAATATAGTttcacaaatgaaatcaccactaTCTGAATAATGCCCTGTAAATGAAACGATGACAGTCTTCGTTTTCAACTTCACATCAGAGCCACATCTGGCTCTCAAGCCCTGTGCTAGCTCAGGACTCCCACCCCCACGCCTTTCTCCGTTTGTACGTGAGGAAGCTGAGTGCCAGCACAAGACAGGCTTTCTCCATTATGCGCCCAGAAGGGGGGCCCATGTTCACGCTGCCTCCCCTGCGGCTGCTGTGGGCTCAGAAGCACTCACTGCCGTGTGTCCTTCCAGGGGAATAACGCTCCAGGCAGAGAGCAGAAAGGAGAATGAGGAGGTaaagcttccttccttccttcgtcCGTTCCCCTCCCGCCCCGGCCCAGCGGGACGGGCCTGGGCTCACTGCGTTCTCTCCGTGTCCCCCACAGTGGATCTGCGCCATAAACAACATCTCCAGACAGATCTACCTGACGGACAACCCAGAGGTAACTCCCAGCCGCctgcctctccctttccccttgccctccggAACGGTCCGTCAGGGCCCGGCTCCCGGGGCTGAGCATGCCCTTCCTGTGGCTTCTCAGGCCGTGGCCCTCAGGTTGAATCAGACGGCACTGGAGGCCGTGACGCCCATCACAAGCTTCGGGAAAAAAACAGAAAGCGCGTCCCCCAGGTAactaaagagcaagagacaactgGCTTGTGTGCAGCTGGGGCTGCGTAGGACTTGAACACAAGCTGCTATTTCATAcacgcccagcccagcccagaaacactgctaatgTCCCTAATGTGGCTTTGCCTGCCAGGTCCCAAACCCAGTCACCCAAGTGTCGGGGGCATCTAGTCAGTGCTCCCTGccctcgcccccctcccccccgggcCAGCATCACAGCTCTGCCGGGGGCAGACCACACATGGGGGCCCTGTACCGCTCAGGCATAGCCTGCGCACAGTGACTTCGTATGCATATTTATGATGTACTTCCACATATTTCTTCCCATTGCTACAGTTTCCTTAATTGTTCCTTTTAAgaactctaccctgtcccagcATTGATGTTTCTGGCTCCATTGGACGCTGGCGTGGGTTTGCCCTTCTGCCCTCTGCTGGCTGTGCTTGCACAGCTTTGCGCTGGTTTTGCCGGCGGCTTGAGGGTCAAGTACAGGAAGCCCCCTCCTGTCTTGATGGCATTTTCCCTTTGCTTTATTAGcagaggagtcctgggggcatcggctgcgatctgcaaggttgccagtttgaaaccaccaacagctctgtgggagaaagatggggctttctgttcacAGCCATCTCATCAATACTGGCTCGGGGCGACCTTCCAGGGGCAGCTCTGAGTCTGTATTGATTAGACGACAGTGGGATTACCCACAGAATGGACTGGGGAATTGGTTGAAACCACCTCCCTTTGACTTTTATTTGTAAACTTCGCACTAGCATGTAAGATGTAGAGGTGTCATTATAAGGAATAAGGGTGAGAGAGATTTTTTGGTTGGATTTTCTCTTCTTCTGCACTCTAGTCAGAGCGTGaaaaactcagaaacagaaaatgACAACATCTCGCCCAAAGCCGCAGCTGGTGCTCCTGAAGCAGAACAGCTGATTGCGCCAGGGACCCCGATCCAGTTTGACATTGTGCTTCCCGCCACAGAGTTCCTGGATCAGAACAGAGGCAGCAGGTAGGGCCTAGGGAGCCGGGAGTGCAGACCCGACGTCTCTTGGAAATGCGATCAGGCTGGTCTCCTTAAGACGGCTGCTTTGGACTGCCAGCCCCAGGGCCCGGGCGCCGTGTAAGTGACTCTGCCCTGATGCTGTGACTCTGACTGCCCCCCCGCAGGCGGATCAACCCATTCGGTGAAACTGAGGATGAAGCATTTCCAGAAGCGGAAGGTAAGAGGCCAGTCTGTCCGGAATGGCAGCCAGCGGTGAAACAAGACCCAGAGCCTAAATTGAAATGATGCCCCACAGATGCGGTGTTCTTGTGGAAACACCACATTCAGCTGAAAGGTTTCCCACCCACCCCTCGGCCCCCTCCAAAAAGAGCCCCTCCACATTGTACCTCCTGTAGAGACAGGATGCCCACTCAAACTCCGAGGTCCCGTTATTACAAAAGCAGCTGAAAGAGGACGAGAGGGCCCAGGAAGAAGCACAGTCCTGGTGGTGAGCTGTGGTGTGTCTCACGGTAGGAGACCAGGAGCGCAGACAACAGCTCATTCTTGCACTTGATGAAGCCGTGACTCACCAAGTCGCTCAAGTTCAGCCCCTGCTGTTTGAGCTACGTTCTTACACATAAATAGAGCCCTCTGAGTACAGCCTGTTCCCGGCCAAGGCTGCCGAgtagccagaagctctgggaagaTTCACTTGGATACACCTTCATTGCGGGGGCCTGAGGGCATCGGAGCGAATGATGCTCCGCTCACTTTGATTTTAAGACGAGACGAGAGCTGGCCCTGTTGCCTCACGGCGATGAGGGAAACTGCACAATGTTCACGTGAGCCCTGCCTCCAGGCTCGGTGCTCTATCTGAATGTGTTAGGGACCCAGCAGTGTCACATAGGCTCGTCAGCAGTCTTCCTGAGTGTGCACGTGCCCACTGATGGCTACATGCGCCGAAGGGAGGACCAGGCTAGGGAGGTTGCGGTTACCAAGTGTTTCCGTCTGGGTAACCAAggaaacaaatccccagaaactctTATGTAACAAGAGagagtgctgtccaagcccatatgcccaacaccaatccacaaagtcctcctcaatctcacaaaacacgcgcAATGATGCcacctgcaagaggaaagccgaatcagtgaatgtgtaagcatctcagtgctggcaggagtctccatgtggctgctccagcacccatggctgcatcagtgtaggtccatgtgccttctcctcagggatgtcttacaggaaataagccttgcaagctgaagcagggaactggctaaggcagctgcacccaggtccgaccatcaaagagcaagagatctgaaaactagaaaagttaggCTTACTGAGCCTAACtgcgtccttcaattaatcccacatgtttattggccaggttggcacaataaactttaactatgtcACCAAGTTTAGCCAGCTTATTTGGCACTGCCAGACCCCCACTGGCATGCTATCGGGATCTGATGCCCTCATGATGGCAGTGGGCAGAGCACTCTCTGTCAGCTTAGAACCGGCACTGCTCATGTGGGGTAATGTGCATACATTGAATTGAGACCCAACGGCATATTTTACTTTCTGCAAAAGCATttattttataagaaaatttAATGAGGCAAAGAAGTGACGTGTCTGGTCTAGTCGCTAGGCTGGAGAAAAGTCCTTCGCTTCAGAGAAGGTGAGATGAGGGCATCCAGTAGCCACCTGGAGCCTTAGCACTGAAAGGGCGCTCAGGTGGCCCTGCCATCTTGCTTTCTCCCCTCAGAGGTGAGGACAAGGGTGCCTTTCTGGCCCGAGGAAGTAGTTCTCCTTAGAAAATTCCTTAGGGGGGATTCCTTAGGAAAGAGCTCCTTAGGAAGCAAGCAGACCGCCCCTCCTGCTTCTCTGCTCGGACCTGCACACTGGCACGGTGCACACCACAGCGGGCAGGACGTCGGGTCCTAAGCAGAAGGCGCtttcttgcagattctctgctgcAGCAGATGTTCATTGTTCGGTTTCTGGGGTCCATGGCCGTGAGGACGGACAGCACCACGGAAGTGATCTACGAAGCCATGAGACAAGTCCTGGCAGCCCGGGCCATCCACAACATCTTCCGCACGACCGAATCCCACCTGATGGTCACCAGCCAGACCCTGAGGTACAGCCCGGGCCCGTTGCCCTCGGCAAAACCACGTGTCCCTGCCAGCCACTCAGGCGGGAAAGACACGTCGCAGCCACGCTCAGCTGCCCCTCCACACCCACGAGGGTAACCGGTCCCAAGCCAGAAAGTGACGAGTAGTGGCAGGATGTGGAGAAACGGGGGCCCCATCTGTTGGTGGTAGGGACGTAACATGGGAAACAGTTCTGGGGTCTTCGAAAAGTTAAACCCAGAATCGTGGTTCtgcgtcgggctgctaactgcagggtcagcaattCGGAATCACCAGCTGTCCCAAGGGAGAGAGTTGGGCGCCCCGTCCCCGCCGAGTCActcgctcagaaacccacagggcagttctgctccgtcctgtagggtcgctcttgagtcagcactgacgccgtggcagtgggtttgcttgtttgtcagttttctgaGGCCCAAAGGACTGACAACGGGCGTTCAGACAAGCAGTGTTACAGAGGTGTGCAAGGCCGCACTAGTTACAGGAGATGGACACACGGCCCCAGTGTCCTTCAAGAAACGCAAGAACAGAGCGTGGTCCATCCATTACTAGGGAATCTCCCTCAGTCGGAAGAAGGAATGACGCCCTGAGCCATGCCACGATACGGACAAGCCTTGCAAATACCACATTAAGTcaaagaagccagacacaggagACACCATACTGTGTGGCTCTGTCCGTGTGAAATACCGAGACTAGACAGGGCCATAGGTACGGCAGTTGCCGTACGGATGCTTCCACGGGTcggggggaggagtggggagtgaCGGTGGACACGGGGTGTCCTTTCATAGTGACGAATGCCCTGGACATGGACAGTAGCAATGACGGCCCAACTCGTGGGTTGTCTTCAATTACCACAGCGCACACCGCCGTCCACCCAGAGTGGACCTCATCGATTTTGAGACTGCAGTGGTCACGCAGAACCGGATGCTGCTAAGAAAAACCCAGGTTGCCCGGTTTAGGTAGAAAACTTTAAAGTTGCTCAGGCAATACGCCGTGCGTGTTTTTTAAGTAACGGAAGTTATTCCAACAAGGAAAATCTGTCTGGTGTATAGTCTCTTTTCAAAAAATAATTACATCAAAACCCATGTCGAGATACAGAAGTAAAACGTATCTGTAGAGTTTTGTGTTTTGCTTAAAATTCCATATACGTTTCCTCTCGTCCCGGATGTACAGTGAAAGCAGTTGAGAGAAGGCAGGGTGGGTTGTCCAGCATCAGGCCGGGAACAGCTGGGTGGGAATTCACCTGGGGGGAATTTTCCTGGGGGGCCTCGGATGACAACGAGCGTGTGGAGAATACACACAACTGCTTGTTTTGCCAGTTGTTGACTATACAGACACCTGTGTAAGGGCCACAGCTTTATGGAGACGTGCCATGTACGTTCACTAGCTCCTGCTCTGTTCCCAGAACTGCAGCCAACCTCAGGACATTCCATCACCCCCAGAAACCGCATCCCCAATAGCCATCCCTCCTACCTGCTTCCCGTCAACTCTCCCAGCCCTTTCCTACAAgtgggattatgaccacttttTACAGGGAGAATAAATGTTCCCTTTCACTCCCCAAAGGTTCGGCAAATCAGTGTGAAATTTAAATATCTAAAGGCTACGACAGGTAAATTCTGACCCAGTAGAAATTCTTACCTTTCCCAGTCGACCTGAGATAGCAGGCCACGCTTTACTCATGCAGTGCACGCTCCACGAATATCGGACCTGATTCTCAGATGATGCTTTAGACGTTGTTCAAGAATTTGACCTTCAGGCCTCCTTGAACACCGGCCCACCTGCACTAAAAGGACATGACCGCTTCATCAAAATGCCTCGTCAGCCTCTCACCCCTCCCCTTTCATTGAAAACGGATTGCTGAGTTCGGGAGAGAGGGTTGAGGCAGCACTTGAGAAGACGTGTGGACACGGAG
This genomic interval carries:
- the APPL2 gene encoding DCC-interacting protein 13-beta isoform X1 is translated as MPAVDKLLLEEALQDSPQTRSLLSVFEEDASTLTDYTNQLLQAMQRVYGAQNEMCLATQQLSKQLLAYEKQNFALGKGDEEVISTLHYFSKVVDELNVLHTELAKQLADTMVLHMIQFREKDLTEVSTLKDLFGLASSEHDLSMAKYSRLPKKRENGKVKSEVVKEVAAARRKQHLSSLQYYCALNALQYRKRVAMMEPMMGFAHGQINFFKKGAEMFSRNMDGLLSSTADMVHGIQVELDAEAEKMRVSQQELLSVDEAAYTPDSDVAAPQINRNLIQKAGYLNLRNKTGLVTTTWERLYFFTQGGNLMCQPRGAVAGGLIQDLDNCSVMAVDCEDRRYCFQITTPNGKSGITLQAESRKENEEWICAINNISRQIYLTDNPEAVALRLNQTALEAVTPITSFGKKTESASPSQSVKNSETENDNISPKAAAGAPEAEQLIAPGTPIQFDIVLPATEFLDQNRGSRRINPFGETEDEAFPEAEDSLLQQMFIVRFLGSMAVRTDSTTEVIYEAMRQVLAARAIHNIFRTTESHLMVTSQTLRLIDPQTQVTRANFELTSVTQFAAHQENKRLVGFVIRTPESTGEESLSTYIFESNSEGEKICYAINLGKEIIEVQKDPEALAQLMLSIPLTNDGKFILLSDQADDSNGSPRENRGAESEA
- the APPL2 gene encoding DCC-interacting protein 13-beta isoform X2 → MPAVDKLLLEEALQDSPQTRSLLSVFEEDASTLTDYTNQLLQAMQRVYGAQNEMCLATQQLSKQLLAYEKQNFALGKGDEEVISTLHYFSKVVDELNVLHTELAKQLADTMVLHMIQFREKDLTEVSTLKDLFGLASSEHDLSMAKYSRLPKKRENGKVKSEVVKEVAAARRKQHLSSLQYYCALNALQYRKRVAMMEPMMGFAHGQINFFKKGAEMFSRNMDGLLSSTADMVHGIQVELDAEAEKMRVSQQELLSVDEAAYTPDSDVAAPQINRNLIQKAGYLNLRNKTGLVTTTWERLYFFTQGGNLMCQPRGAVAGGLIQDLDNCSVMAVDCEDRRYCFQITTPNGKSGITLQAESRKENEEWICAINNISRQIYLTDNPEAVALRLNQTALEAVTPITSFGKKTESASPSQSVKNSETENDNISPKAAAGAPEAEQLIAPGTPIQFDIVLPATEFLDQNRGSRRINPFGETEDEAFPEAEDSLLQQMFIVRFLGSMAVRTDSTTEVIYEAMRQVLAARAIHNIFRTTESHLMVTSQTLRLIDPQTQVTRANFELTSVTQFAAHQENKRLVGFVIRTPESTGEESLSTYIFESNSEGEKICYAINLGKEIIEVQKAH